The following are encoded together in the Nocardia sp. XZ_19_385 genome:
- a CDS encoding HEAT repeat domain-containing protein: MALFVHLSPEKYVRRIRRAGIRAESGYGVRTGVYCMPMLPSYVIAHQWVRELRRGGQRLFVAVDFRIPDDEVVLVGHFAKHGAEATAAAASALIAEADDPRGYEIFVPRAIPAAAIHRVRHVRQVSGWRYAPDQHGRPPCACPVCLPVGAFKAADIRARFGDPPAPTKPALLQQLRDAADDSDVMSALWGLGARSRGDAADLAYLVDHPNAEVREVLAEALRKFRGRDARELLARLALDPHPDVRAAALG, translated from the coding sequence ATGGCGTTGTTCGTGCATTTGAGTCCGGAGAAGTATGTCCGGCGTATTCGTCGTGCGGGTATTCGTGCGGAGAGTGGTTACGGTGTGCGAACCGGCGTGTACTGCATGCCGATGCTGCCGTCGTATGTGATTGCGCACCAATGGGTTCGGGAGTTGCGCCGGGGTGGTCAGCGGCTGTTCGTTGCCGTCGACTTCCGGATTCCGGACGATGAAGTCGTGCTCGTGGGGCATTTCGCGAAGCATGGTGCGGAGGCCACTGCGGCTGCGGCGTCGGCGTTGATCGCCGAGGCCGACGACCCCCGCGGGTATGAAATCTTCGTCCCGCGGGCGATTCCCGCGGCCGCCATCCATCGAGTTCGTCACGTGCGGCAAGTAAGTGGCTGGCGCTATGCGCCGGATCAGCACGGTCGGCCGCCCTGCGCCTGCCCGGTCTGCTTGCCCGTCGGCGCCTTCAAAGCGGCTGACATTCGCGCTCGCTTCGGTGACCCGCCCGCACCCACCAAACCCGCCTTGTTGCAACAACTCCGAGACGCTGCGGATGACTCCGATGTCATGAGCGCGCTGTGGGGCCTTGGCGCCAGAAGTCGTGGCGACGCAGCCGATCTCGCATACCTCGTCGACCATCCGAATGCCGAAGTTCGCGAAGTCCTCGCTGAGGCGCTCCGAAAATTCCGCGGCCGGGACGCCCGAGAGCTCCTCGCCCGCCTCGCCCTCGATCCACATCCAGACGTTCGCGCCGCAGCCCTCGGCTGA
- a CDS encoding TetR/AcrR family transcriptional regulator, with amino-acid sequence MSPGRGRPPQPGIAQARRAQITEAAYVVFAAQGYEDTTIEEIARQAGLGHGTVYRYFASKSEILHSVFDYSIERLLSAIELEPLFEPAESLADLLARVQRMCAGLPELLAREPELVKLIMVEAGAADDELLLRLRGLADLMMSTLARALAEGQAAGWVRAEVNPQVYAHTLMSLSIPGLIRVVRAGQVVPAELTRYMAVATLMARSALAVDRP; translated from the coding sequence ATGTCACCTGGTCGCGGCCGGCCGCCGCAGCCCGGTATCGCGCAGGCCCGGCGCGCGCAGATCACCGAAGCGGCCTACGTCGTCTTCGCCGCACAGGGCTACGAGGACACCACGATCGAGGAGATCGCGCGGCAGGCCGGGCTGGGGCACGGCACCGTCTATCGGTACTTCGCGTCCAAATCCGAGATCCTGCACAGTGTTTTCGACTATTCGATCGAGCGGTTGCTGTCCGCGATCGAGCTCGAGCCGCTATTCGAGCCGGCCGAGTCGCTGGCGGATCTGCTCGCCCGGGTACAGCGGATGTGCGCCGGTCTGCCTGAATTGCTCGCGCGGGAACCGGAATTGGTGAAACTGATCATGGTGGAGGCCGGGGCGGCCGACGACGAACTGCTGCTGCGATTGCGCGGGCTGGCCGATCTGATGATGTCGACGCTGGCGCGCGCCCTGGCCGAGGGGCAGGCGGCGGGCTGGGTACGGGCCGAGGTGAACCCTCAGGTCTACGCGCACACCTTGATGTCACTGAGCATTCCCGGCCTGATCCGGGTGGTGCGCGCAGGACAGGTTGTTCCCGCGGAACTGACCAGGTACATGGCTGTCGCCACGCTGATGGCCCGTAGCGCGCTCGCGGTAGACCGGCCATGA
- a CDS encoding transglycosylase SLT domain-containing protein — MTLRKLFPLAVIVTLSAVPVFASAEVPGVPEPLRQPAQQLQQQAQQAQQGLPQDQQNQVQGLVQQLPAPLAGLLPPPEPLFADDLDGWIKNALYVLSKHGIPGSYEGIHRNILRESGGNPHAINLWDSNAAAGIPSKGLLQVIDPTFERYHVEGTSWDIYDPIANIAAACNYAAARYGSIDNVFGAY, encoded by the coding sequence ATGACATTGCGCAAACTGTTCCCCCTCGCGGTCATCGTCACCCTCTCGGCCGTGCCCGTCTTCGCCTCCGCCGAGGTCCCCGGCGTTCCGGAGCCCCTGCGGCAGCCCGCTCAGCAATTGCAGCAGCAGGCGCAACAGGCCCAGCAGGGCCTCCCGCAGGACCAGCAGAACCAGGTCCAGGGCTTGGTCCAGCAACTCCCGGCCCCGCTCGCCGGCCTGCTCCCGCCCCCGGAACCGCTCTTCGCCGACGACCTCGACGGCTGGATCAAGAACGCGCTCTACGTCCTGTCCAAGCACGGCATCCCCGGCAGCTACGAGGGCATCCACCGCAACATCCTCCGCGAATCCGGCGGCAACCCCCACGCCATCAACCTCTGGGACTCCAACGCCGCCGCCGGCATCCCCTCCAAGGGCCTCCTCCAGGTAATCGACCCCACCTTCGAGCGCTACCACGTCGAAGGCACCTCCTGGGACATCTACGACCCCATCGCCAACATCGCCGCCGCCTGCAATTACGCCGCCGCCCGCTACGGCTCCATCGACAACGTCTTCGGCGCCTACTGA
- a CDS encoding MlaD family protein, with protein sequence MRRLRIILLGVLLVLAGCGFDPTDIPIRGTYVEGEKYSIRIEFASVLNLPAKAKVVADGIDVGVLTDVALHGDLAIATVDLKAGVRLPKSTTAELRQSTILGDIFVALQPPRGSGGPYLAGGDTIPVGQTLPATNVEALVRGLSTVVTGGTITDVAELVNKVNAAFPEDPAEIERITRAGRLALDDLAANTADLDRILAAAAEVSITLESRKNDVDRVLTEGPARIAGLGELVFSVVALILTIKPFAVQLGTLLFPVEEDVRGIISVITPSLLTIANADTSVPANLDAFRKLLRDKLVPFFSAPPNIRVVDGGSPEARADELVTVLRSIGLVP encoded by the coding sequence ATGAGACGACTACGGATCATCCTGCTGGGTGTGCTGCTGGTCCTGGCCGGTTGCGGGTTCGATCCCACCGATATTCCGATCCGCGGCACCTACGTCGAGGGCGAAAAGTATTCCATCCGAATCGAATTCGCGAGTGTGCTGAATCTGCCCGCGAAAGCCAAGGTGGTCGCGGACGGCATCGACGTCGGCGTGCTCACCGACGTGGCGCTGCACGGCGACCTCGCCATCGCGACCGTCGACCTGAAAGCCGGTGTGCGGCTGCCGAAGTCGACTACCGCAGAACTGCGGCAGAGCACGATCCTGGGCGACATCTTCGTCGCATTGCAGCCCCCACGCGGATCCGGCGGCCCGTATCTGGCCGGCGGCGACACCATCCCCGTCGGTCAGACCTTGCCCGCGACCAATGTCGAGGCCCTGGTGCGCGGGCTGTCCACGGTCGTCACCGGCGGCACCATCACCGATGTCGCCGAGCTGGTGAACAAGGTGAACGCGGCCTTCCCGGAGGACCCGGCCGAGATCGAGCGCATTACCCGGGCCGGGCGGCTGGCACTGGATGACCTGGCGGCCAACACCGCCGACCTGGACCGCATTCTCGCCGCGGCCGCCGAGGTGTCGATCACGCTGGAGTCGCGTAAGAACGATGTCGACCGGGTGCTGACCGAGGGACCCGCCCGCATCGCCGGGCTCGGTGAGCTGGTGTTCAGCGTCGTCGCGCTGATTCTGACCATCAAACCGTTCGCGGTGCAGCTGGGGACGCTGCTGTTCCCGGTCGAGGAAGACGTGCGCGGCATCATCTCGGTGATCACGCCCAGCTTGCTCACCATCGCCAACGCCGACACCAGTGTCCCGGCGAACCTGGACGCCTTCCGCAAGCTGTTGCGCGACAAGCTCGTTCCGTTCTTCAGCGCGCCGCCGAACATCCGGGTGGTAGACGGTGGTTCCCCGGAAGCGCGGGCCGACGAATTGGTCACCGTGCTGCGATCGATCGGACTGGTGCCATGA
- a CDS encoding MlaD family protein has protein sequence MISVRGALVRLIIFGMIIAAFASIIVAALRPTVPGDKVAYAATFTDVSGLYAGDDVRMAGVAVGTVLSVDLDNGAAKVRFTVLGDRPIFGDTTAAVRYQNLLGQRYVELEQQDSAGIRLPAGSMIPLERTLPSFDVSDLFNGFQPMFQTLDADALNRLGENMLRVLNGDGAGIAPVLADLDTLTRYARNRESVIILLIHNLGQISDQIGGKSGQVGELVKQLTGLVSQFSGKADQLVDTAITTNKTLRPLVSLLEQGQAAYDDSYLPLDAMLRRLTPHTDQLTDILALMPGLLTGLNNNLPGQQRAYDCSRGQAELPGIGAVVLGNQALVICR, from the coding sequence ATGATCAGTGTGCGCGGCGCTCTCGTGCGCCTGATCATCTTCGGGATGATCATCGCGGCGTTCGCCTCGATCATCGTCGCGGCGCTGCGGCCGACGGTACCCGGCGACAAAGTCGCCTATGCGGCGACTTTCACCGATGTCTCGGGGCTCTACGCCGGAGACGACGTGCGCATGGCCGGTGTCGCGGTCGGCACGGTGCTGTCGGTGGACCTGGACAACGGTGCCGCCAAGGTGCGCTTCACGGTGCTCGGTGACCGGCCGATCTTCGGCGACACCACCGCCGCGGTGCGCTACCAGAACCTGCTCGGACAACGGTATGTCGAACTGGAGCAGCAGGATTCGGCAGGCATCCGACTCCCCGCCGGTTCGATGATTCCGCTGGAGCGCACCCTTCCCAGCTTCGATGTCTCGGACCTGTTCAACGGGTTCCAGCCGATGTTCCAGACATTGGACGCGGACGCGCTGAACCGGTTGGGCGAGAACATGCTCCGGGTGCTGAACGGGGACGGCGCGGGAATCGCGCCGGTACTCGCCGATCTCGACACCCTCACTCGCTACGCCCGCAATCGGGAATCGGTGATCATCCTGCTGATCCACAACCTCGGCCAGATCTCCGATCAGATCGGCGGGAAATCCGGGCAGGTGGGCGAGCTGGTCAAGCAGCTCACCGGTCTGGTCTCCCAATTCAGTGGCAAGGCAGACCAATTGGTAGATACCGCGATCACCACCAACAAGACCCTGCGCCCGCTGGTCTCGCTACTGGAACAGGGGCAAGCGGCGTATGACGACAGCTACCTGCCGCTGGACGCGATGCTGCGCAGGCTGACTCCGCACACCGACCAGCTGACCGACATCCTCGCGCTGATGCCCGGACTGCTCACCGGCCTCAACAACAATCTGCCCGGCCAGCAGCGCGCCTATGACTGTTCGCGAGGGCAGGCGGAGCTCCCGGGGATCGGCGCGGTCGTCCTCGGCAACCAAGCGCTGGTGATCTGCCGATGA
- a CDS encoding MlaD family protein: MKIPASVSLAMLLVLTLVGAAYLTLGVLELDPRRETYVVRVEIATSGGLMKTSQANLRGMPIGRVRGIDTTATGLAVRVELDARYKIPVNSEVRIANLSAAGEQYLDFRPADTVGPYLRDGSVIPEGQVWVSESVGEALGKMNGIVAQLDPVKLASIQNTLEAGWSGRDAEVRNMWRALELMANTLRDKQAALGRLYDNTQTLGDNFEGRGGQLGGLESAVSSADPAVVHLLHSIAAISPEAYDIWDEPLRPLVQRVDHYFTELLPDFALLATVLKPATSQVRPIRVDAGSIVDLLSAAFPEGGAARVSIAPQPR; encoded by the coding sequence ATGAAGATTCCCGCCTCTGTATCCCTGGCCATGCTGCTGGTGCTGACCTTGGTCGGTGCCGCCTACCTGACTCTCGGTGTGCTGGAACTGGATCCGCGCCGGGAGACCTATGTGGTGCGGGTAGAGATCGCGACCTCCGGCGGGCTGATGAAGACCTCGCAGGCGAATCTGCGCGGCATGCCGATCGGGCGGGTGCGCGGAATCGATACCACCGCAACCGGTCTCGCGGTTCGGGTGGAACTCGATGCGCGCTACAAGATTCCGGTGAACAGCGAGGTGCGCATCGCGAACCTGTCCGCGGCGGGGGAGCAGTACCTCGACTTCCGGCCCGCCGACACCGTCGGGCCGTACCTGCGCGACGGCAGTGTGATTCCGGAAGGTCAGGTCTGGGTCAGCGAATCCGTCGGCGAGGCGCTGGGCAAGATGAACGGGATTGTGGCCCAGTTGGATCCGGTGAAACTGGCCTCCATTCAGAACACCCTCGAAGCGGGCTGGAGTGGCCGCGATGCCGAGGTCCGCAACATGTGGCGGGCGCTGGAGCTGATGGCGAACACGCTGCGCGACAAGCAAGCTGCCCTGGGACGGCTCTACGACAACACCCAAACCCTGGGCGACAACTTCGAGGGGCGCGGCGGCCAGCTCGGCGGTCTGGAATCGGCCGTGAGCAGTGCCGACCCCGCTGTTGTCCACCTGCTGCACAGCATCGCCGCCATTTCGCCCGAGGCCTACGACATCTGGGACGAACCGCTGCGGCCCCTGGTGCAGCGCGTCGACCACTACTTCACCGAACTGCTCCCGGACTTCGCGCTGCTGGCGACGGTCCTGAAACCCGCTACCTCGCAGGTGCGCCCGATCCGGGTGGACGCCGGATCCATCGTGGACCTGCTGTCGGCGGCCTTCCCCGAAGGCGGCGCGGCCCGGGTGAGCATCGCGCCGCAGCCGCGATGA
- a CDS encoding YafY family protein has protein sequence MTDTPARLLRLLSLLQTPREWPGSELALRLGVTDRTVRRDIDRLRDLGYPVEATLGATGGYRLVAGKAMPPLLLDDEEAVAIAVGLRTAAASAITGIDEAAVRALTKLDQVLPAKLRRRVKVLGTAVALPTDDGPTVDPEVLTTLAAAVTNTERVRFTYTGGTASRRHIEPLGVVSSRRRWYLVGHDLDRADWRIFRVDRITTPHPTGARFTPRPLPAADAAAYVAGQRTDWGTPEFHVSATIQAPAHQISGRLGDSPGDLTPLTAHSCRLEATRDDSPEWLAHRLIALGVDFEVHEPAELITQLNAIATRLNHATSRR, from the coding sequence ATGACCGACACCCCCGCTCGCCTGCTGCGCCTGCTCTCCCTGCTCCAAACGCCGCGCGAATGGCCGGGCAGCGAGCTGGCCCTGCGCCTCGGCGTCACCGACCGCACCGTCCGCCGCGACATCGACCGCCTCCGCGACCTCGGCTACCCAGTCGAAGCCACTCTCGGCGCGACCGGCGGCTACCGCCTCGTAGCGGGCAAAGCCATGCCACCACTGCTCCTCGACGACGAGGAAGCCGTCGCCATCGCCGTCGGCCTGCGCACCGCCGCGGCCTCCGCCATCACCGGCATCGATGAAGCCGCGGTCCGCGCCCTCACCAAACTCGACCAGGTACTGCCCGCGAAACTCCGCCGCCGCGTCAAAGTCCTCGGCACCGCGGTGGCTCTCCCCACCGACGACGGCCCCACCGTCGACCCGGAGGTGCTCACCACCCTGGCCGCAGCCGTAACCAACACCGAGCGCGTCCGTTTCACCTACACCGGCGGCACCGCTTCCCGCCGCCACATCGAACCCCTCGGCGTAGTCAGCTCCCGCCGCCGCTGGTACCTCGTCGGCCACGACCTGGACCGCGCCGACTGGCGCATCTTCCGCGTAGACCGCATCACCACCCCCCACCCCACCGGCGCCCGCTTCACCCCCCGCCCCCTACCCGCAGCGGACGCCGCCGCTTACGTAGCGGGCCAGCGAACCGACTGGGGCACACCAGAATTCCACGTCTCGGCCACCATCCAAGCCCCAGCCCACCAGATTTCCGGCCGCCTGGGCGACTCCCCCGGCGACCTCACCCCACTCACCGCCCACTCCTGCCGCCTCGAAGCCACCCGAGACGACTCCCCAGAGTGGTTGGCCCACCGCCTGATCGCCCTGGGCGTCGACTTCGAAGTCCACGAACCCGCAGAACTCATCACCCAACTGAACGCCATCGCCACCCGCCTCAACCACGCCACCAGCCGACGCTAA
- a CDS encoding MlaD family protein — protein MAVFKDHSGRSVGRLGLRLRGAVVAVVGVLATVAITQYAQGGFEDSFELTIDAATIGEGLAPGAQVKFRGLEIGTVSGVEIGAPGRQRIGLRLDPEQARVLTDNVSARFASSNVFGSTAIELVTAGAGDPLRSGTTLTIGADSANATVTGVLRRAGQLLALVDSEQLERISDFLAESSDSIGPVTAQLLEFARMLADRQRSPISRYLHIGAENSDGLRQSAPALVALLGDIFDNSTYYADPVNRAHTRLAIGGLQHVVIEGVTDILGKHNPNLATVIDGVLDLLIPLAASIGSIAPAYNRIDELILNIGSAFPIVDGKPQLQVELSGGGTK, from the coding sequence ATGGCTGTGTTCAAAGATCATTCGGGGCGTTCGGTGGGCCGGCTCGGGCTGCGACTACGCGGCGCGGTGGTCGCCGTCGTCGGCGTGCTGGCCACCGTGGCGATAACGCAGTACGCGCAAGGCGGTTTCGAGGACAGCTTCGAGCTGACGATCGACGCCGCGACCATCGGCGAGGGGCTCGCGCCGGGTGCGCAGGTGAAGTTCCGCGGGCTGGAAATCGGCACGGTATCCGGGGTGGAGATCGGGGCGCCGGGTCGCCAGCGGATCGGTCTGCGGCTGGATCCGGAGCAGGCGCGGGTGCTCACCGACAATGTCTCCGCCCGTTTCGCGTCGTCGAATGTGTTCGGCTCCACCGCGATCGAGCTGGTCACCGCGGGCGCGGGTGACCCGCTGCGCTCCGGTACGACGCTGACCATCGGGGCCGACAGCGCCAACGCGACCGTCACCGGCGTACTGCGCCGGGCCGGACAGCTGCTGGCCCTCGTCGATTCGGAACAGCTGGAACGCATTTCGGACTTCCTCGCCGAAAGCTCGGACTCCATCGGGCCGGTCACGGCACAACTGCTGGAGTTCGCGCGCATGCTCGCCGACCGGCAGCGCAGCCCGATCAGCCGCTACCTGCACATCGGCGCCGAAAACTCCGACGGGCTGCGGCAATCCGCGCCCGCGCTGGTCGCGCTGCTCGGCGACATCTTCGACAACAGCACCTACTACGCCGATCCGGTGAATCGGGCACACACCCGGCTTGCCATCGGGGGATTGCAGCACGTGGTGATCGAAGGGGTGACCGACATTCTGGGCAAACACAATCCGAACCTGGCGACCGTGATCGACGGTGTGCTCGACCTGCTCATTCCGCTGGCCGCCTCGATCGGCAGTATCGCGCCCGCCTACAACCGGATCGACGAGTTGATCCTGAATATCGGCAGCGCGTTTCCGATCGTCGACGGAAAGCCGCAGCTGCAGGTCGAATTGAGCGGCGGTGGCACGAAATGA
- a CDS encoding MlaD family protein, giving the protein MTKLFSAISRDAKIGIAGAALTVLALVGSAVAYLVPFGEQTYIAEFRHTGGARSGDEVRIAGIKVGKVQTVDLVGDHVEVVFGVDRSVRLGDLSTAEVKLLTPIGGHYLALESKGANDLGDKHIPAERTRTPFELTDIFEAVTPGLRKANGKTLRDTMLEIDRGLAGQPEAVRQILGAVNDLAGVLAQRSGQLDKAVQVSGEYVGATARDKAVLAEFVGQLGLIADKLDRNQGELVAAFDLLTRALAVLHRPLVAYGDGVEPAVTQLEQAFQKVWADPNQLRTVIETLRGFITTVTPMLGIADAQPVVAEPGLCVPTPIRGC; this is encoded by the coding sequence ATGACGAAACTATTCAGCGCGATCAGCCGAGACGCCAAGATCGGTATCGCGGGGGCGGCATTGACCGTCCTCGCACTGGTGGGATCCGCGGTGGCGTACCTCGTCCCCTTCGGCGAGCAGACCTATATCGCGGAATTCCGCCATACCGGTGGCGCGCGCAGCGGTGACGAGGTACGCATCGCGGGCATCAAGGTCGGCAAGGTGCAGACCGTCGACCTGGTCGGCGATCACGTCGAAGTGGTGTTCGGCGTCGACCGCTCAGTGCGGCTCGGCGACCTGAGCACCGCCGAGGTGAAGCTGCTGACGCCGATCGGCGGGCACTACCTGGCGTTGGAGTCCAAGGGCGCGAATGACCTGGGCGACAAACACATTCCGGCGGAACGTACCCGCACGCCGTTCGAGCTGACCGACATCTTCGAGGCGGTCACTCCGGGCTTGCGGAAAGCCAACGGTAAAACCCTGCGCGACACCATGCTCGAGATCGACCGTGGCTTGGCGGGGCAGCCGGAGGCGGTGCGTCAGATCCTCGGCGCTGTCAACGATCTCGCGGGCGTGCTGGCGCAGCGGTCCGGCCAGCTGGACAAGGCGGTGCAGGTGTCCGGCGAATATGTCGGTGCGACCGCCCGGGACAAGGCGGTGCTCGCCGAGTTCGTGGGCCAGCTGGGGCTGATCGCCGACAAGCTCGACCGCAACCAGGGCGAACTGGTAGCCGCATTCGACCTGCTGACCCGTGCCCTCGCGGTGTTGCACCGGCCCCTGGTCGCCTACGGCGACGGCGTGGAACCCGCGGTCACCCAGCTGGAGCAGGCTTTCCAGAAGGTGTGGGCCGACCCGAACCAGCTGCGCACGGTGATCGAAACCTTGCGCGGATTCATCACCACAGTCACACCGATGCTCGGGATTGCCGATGCGCAGCCCGTGGTGGCGGAACCCGGCCTGTGCGTGCCGACACCGATCCGGGGGTGCTGA
- a CDS encoding MlaD family protein: MSGTAIIATAAVSGCALVTDVTERVVPHRMTALCAEFTDTAGLYPGNHVTLLGVDIGEIEAIEPRGDRMLVRMEVRADIALPADVGAATMSSSIVTDRRVELSKAYSGGPKFTGSECIPLSRTRTPLGVSAAFDAIGALSNDILAGSESDQGLANLVAHADQAMAGTGPQFNQLLERMSTVLADPVGKDAQVRDLIDNLDALTTMFVTNWPDMAKVLDHLRGGLLALAGMAEGLANSVDLAREFLPVLVRNVAKYDEQSYRFLDEQFVPFSHNTLPPLAGGIGDLLAALPPLAAKLPSQEAPR; this comes from the coding sequence ATGAGCGGCACGGCAATCATCGCGACGGCTGCCGTGAGCGGCTGCGCGCTCGTCACCGACGTGACCGAACGTGTTGTGCCGCACCGCATGACCGCGCTGTGTGCCGAATTCACCGACACCGCAGGGCTGTATCCGGGCAATCACGTGACCCTGCTCGGCGTCGACATCGGCGAGATCGAGGCCATCGAACCGCGAGGCGACCGAATGCTGGTGCGGATGGAAGTCCGCGCCGACATCGCCCTGCCCGCCGATGTGGGCGCCGCCACCATGTCCAGTTCGATCGTCACCGATCGGCGCGTGGAGCTCAGCAAGGCGTACTCGGGCGGGCCGAAATTCACCGGCTCCGAATGCATTCCGCTGTCCCGGACCCGAACTCCGCTGGGTGTGAGCGCCGCCTTCGACGCCATCGGCGCGCTGTCCAACGACATCCTCGCGGGCAGCGAGAGCGACCAGGGGCTGGCGAATCTGGTCGCGCACGCGGACCAGGCGATGGCGGGCACCGGGCCGCAGTTCAACCAGCTGCTGGAACGCATGTCGACGGTGCTGGCCGACCCGGTCGGCAAGGACGCCCAGGTTCGCGACCTGATCGACAACCTGGACGCGCTGACCACCATGTTCGTCACGAACTGGCCGGATATGGCCAAGGTGCTCGACCACCTGCGGGGCGGGCTGCTCGCCCTCGCCGGAATGGCGGAGGGCCTGGCGAATTCGGTGGATCTGGCCCGGGAGTTCCTGCCGGTGCTGGTGCGCAACGTCGCCAAGTACGACGAGCAGTCCTACCGGTTCCTGGACGAGCAGTTCGTGCCGTTCAGCCACAACACCCTGCCGCCGCTGGCCGGCGGCATCGGTGACCTGCTCGCGGCACTGCCGCCGCTGGCCGCGAAATTGCCCAGCCAGGAGGCCCCGCGATGA
- a CDS encoding TetR/AcrR family transcriptional regulator — protein MTQRTSAEERAAAVQAARRGALVASARALILARGYHGVSAADIAEHAGLSHGSFYTYFGSRREILDAVFDDWFREFRDYALAGLADRPAPTLDAAVEAIAHVVRRLLELARNDSELVLFLAFKAAAIDAEVAQRLSDNYGRSVAHADIFLRLGIAHGYFRDDLDIPTAAELLASIALATVLGQLQGLYPPDADPVVAVCDFVRFALAARM, from the coding sequence ATGACCCAGCGCACCTCCGCCGAAGAGCGGGCCGCGGCGGTGCAGGCCGCGCGTCGCGGAGCGCTGGTCGCCTCGGCGCGCGCGCTCATCCTGGCGCGCGGCTACCACGGCGTGTCCGCCGCCGATATCGCCGAGCACGCCGGGCTCAGCCACGGCTCCTTCTACACCTATTTCGGCAGCCGCCGCGAAATCCTCGACGCCGTGTTCGACGACTGGTTCCGCGAGTTCCGCGACTACGCGCTGGCGGGTCTGGCCGATCGTCCCGCTCCGACGCTCGACGCGGCCGTCGAGGCGATCGCCCATGTGGTGCGCAGGCTGCTGGAACTCGCCCGCAACGATTCCGAGCTGGTGCTGTTCCTCGCGTTCAAGGCGGCGGCCATCGACGCCGAGGTCGCACAGCGGCTGTCCGACAACTACGGCCGCTCGGTCGCGCACGCCGATATCTTTCTCCGGCTCGGCATCGCGCACGGCTACTTCCGGGACGACCTGGACATCCCGACCGCCGCCGAGCTCCTGGCCTCGATCGCGCTGGCCACTGTCCTCGGGCAGCTCCAGGGCCTGTACCCGCCCGATGCCGATCCGGTCGTCGCCGTGTGCGATTTCGTCCGGTTCGCGCTGGCCGCGCGGATGTGA